In the genome of Streptomyces collinus, one region contains:
- a CDS encoding cold-shock protein yields MAAGTVKWFNAEKGFGFIEQDGGGADVFAHYSNIAAQGFRELLEGQKVTFDIAQGQKGPTAENIVLA; encoded by the coding sequence ATGGCTGCTGGTACCGTGAAGTGGTTCAATGCGGAAAAGGGCTTCGGCTTCATCGAGCAGGACGGTGGCGGCGCTGACGTGTTCGCCCACTACTCGAACATCGCCGCCCAGGGCTTCCGCGAGCTGCTGGAGGGCCAGAAGGTGACCTTCGACATCGCGCAGGGCCAGAAGGGCCCGACGGCCGAGAACATCGTTCTCGCCTGA
- a CDS encoding DEAD/DEAH box helicase: MSIASTDHVVVPENEAAEDAPEVTFADLGLPEGVVRKLAQNGVTTPFPIQAATIPDALAGKDILGRGRTGSGKTLSFGLPTLARLAGGRTEKHKPRAVILTPTRELAMQVADALQPYGDVVGLKMKVVCGGTSMGNQIYALERGVDILVATPGRLRDIINRGACSLENVEVAVLDEADQMSDLGFLPEVTELLDQVPAGGQRMLFSATMENEISTLVKRYLSNPVTHEVDSAQGNVTTMSHHILIVKPKDKAPVTAAIASRKGRTIIFVRTQLGADRIAEQLCDAGVKADALHGGMTQGARTRVLEDFKKGYVNALVATDVAARGIHVDGIDLVLNVDPAGDHKDYLHRSGRTARAGRSGTVVSLSLPHQRRQIFRLMEDAGVDAGRHIIQGAGAFDPEVAEITGARSMTEVQAESVGNAAQQAEREVAQLTKELERAQRRANELREEADRLIARIAREQGEDPEAAVAEAQAAVVAAAAEVSVPEQPAAQDVDRADRDDRGGRSYERRDDNRGGGFRRDERRDDRGGRSFERRDDRGGRGFERRDDNRGGGFRRDERRDDRGGRSFERRDDRGGRGFERRDDNRGGGFRRDERRDDRGGRSFERRDDRGGRGFERRDDNRGGGFRRDDRPGRSFERRDERGGHRGGDRPFNRDRQGDRPGFRSSGHDRPSGRRDDHRGGGSFQRREDKPRWKRNG; this comes from the coding sequence ATGTCCATCGCCAGTACTGATCACGTCGTCGTGCCCGAGAACGAGGCAGCCGAGGACGCCCCCGAGGTCACCTTCGCGGACCTCGGTCTCCCCGAAGGCGTTGTGCGCAAGCTCGCGCAGAACGGCGTGACCACCCCCTTCCCGATCCAGGCCGCGACCATTCCGGACGCCCTGGCCGGCAAGGACATCCTCGGCCGTGGCCGCACCGGCTCCGGCAAGACCCTGTCGTTCGGTCTGCCGACCCTGGCGCGTCTCGCCGGCGGCCGCACCGAGAAGCACAAGCCCCGCGCGGTCATCCTCACCCCGACCCGCGAACTCGCGATGCAGGTCGCGGACGCCCTCCAGCCCTACGGCGACGTCGTCGGCCTGAAGATGAAGGTCGTCTGCGGCGGTACGTCGATGGGCAACCAGATCTACGCCCTGGAGCGCGGCGTCGACATCCTCGTCGCCACCCCGGGCCGGCTGCGCGACATCATCAACCGTGGCGCCTGCTCCCTGGAGAACGTCGAGGTCGCCGTCCTCGACGAGGCCGACCAGATGTCCGACCTGGGCTTCCTGCCCGAGGTCACCGAGCTGCTCGACCAGGTCCCGGCCGGCGGCCAGCGCATGCTGTTCTCCGCCACGATGGAGAACGAGATCTCCACCCTGGTCAAGCGTTACCTGAGCAACCCGGTCACGCACGAGGTCGACAGCGCCCAGGGCAACGTCACGACCATGTCGCACCACATCCTCATCGTGAAGCCCAAGGACAAGGCGCCGGTCACCGCCGCGATCGCCTCCCGCAAGGGCCGCACGATCATCTTCGTCCGCACCCAGCTGGGCGCCGACCGCATCGCCGAGCAGCTGTGCGACGCCGGTGTGAAGGCCGACGCGCTGCACGGCGGTATGACGCAGGGCGCGCGTACCCGCGTGCTGGAGGACTTCAAGAAGGGCTACGTCAACGCGCTCGTCGCGACCGACGTCGCCGCCCGCGGTATCCACGTCGACGGCATCGACCTGGTGCTGAACGTGGACCCGGCCGGGGACCACAAGGACTACCTGCACCGGTCCGGTCGTACCGCGCGTGCGGGCCGCTCCGGCACCGTCGTGTCGCTGTCCCTGCCGCACCAGCGGCGTCAGATCTTCCGGCTGATGGAGGACGCGGGCGTCGACGCCGGGCGTCACATCATCCAGGGGGCCGGTGCCTTCGACCCGGAGGTCGCCGAGATCACCGGTGCCCGGTCGATGACCGAGGTGCAGGCCGAGTCCGTCGGCAACGCCGCGCAGCAGGCCGAGCGTGAGGTCGCCCAGCTCACCAAGGAACTGGAGCGGGCGCAGCGGCGTGCGAACGAGCTGCGCGAGGAGGCCGACCGCCTGATCGCCCGGATCGCCCGCGAGCAGGGTGAGGACCCCGAGGCGGCGGTGGCCGAGGCCCAGGCGGCGGTGGTGGCCGCGGCGGCCGAGGTGTCCGTGCCCGAGCAGCCGGCGGCGCAGGACGTCGACCGGGCGGACCGGGACGACCGTGGTGGTCGTTCGTACGAGCGTCGTGACGACAACCGCGGTGGCGGCTTCCGCCGGGACGAGCGTCGTGATGACCGTGGCGGCCGTTCGTTCGAGCGTCGTGACGACCGTGGTGGTCGTGGCTTCGAGCGTCGTGACGACAACCGTGGCGGTGGCTTCCGCCGGGACGAGCGTCGTGATGACCGTGGTGGCCGTTCGTTCGAGCGTCGTGACGACCGTGGTGGTCGTGGCTTCGAGCGTCGTGACGACAACCGTGGCGGTGGCTTCCGCCGGGACGAGCGTCGTGATGACCGTGGCGGCCGTTCGTTCGAGCGTCGTGACGACCGTGGTGGTCGTGGCTTCGAGCGTCGTGACGACAACCGCGGTGGCGGCTTCCGCCGGGACGACCGTCCGGGCCGCTCCTTCGAGCGCCGGGACGAGCGCGGTGGGCACCGTGGGGGCGACCGCCCCTTCAACCGCGACCGTCAGGGCGACCGCCCCGGCTTCCGCTCCTCCGGTCACGACCGCCCCTCCGGCCGTCGTGACGACCACCGCGGCGGCGGTTCGTTCCAGCGCCGCGAGGACAAGCCGCGCTGGAAGCGCAACGGCTGA
- a CDS encoding metallopeptidase family protein, protein MLEMTREEFEELVAEALDRIPPELTRLMDNVAVFVEDEPPADDPELLGLYEGTPLTDRGEWYAGVLPDRITVYRNPTLRMCESREDVVAETEITVVHEIAHHFGIDDERLHALGYG, encoded by the coding sequence GTGCTGGAGATGACGCGTGAGGAGTTCGAGGAGCTGGTCGCCGAGGCGCTCGACCGGATCCCGCCGGAGTTGACCCGACTGATGGACAACGTCGCGGTGTTCGTCGAGGACGAGCCGCCGGCGGACGATCCCGAGTTGCTCGGGCTGTACGAGGGGACTCCGCTGACCGACCGGGGTGAGTGGTACGCCGGTGTGCTGCCGGACCGGATCACCGTCTACCGGAATCCGACGCTGCGGATGTGCGAGTCGCGGGAGGACGTCGTCGCGGAGACGGAGATCACCGTGGTGCACGAGATCGCGCACCACTTCGGCATCGACGACGAGCGCCTTCACGCCCTGGGCTACGGCTGA
- a CDS encoding metallophosphoesterase family protein, giving the protein MARVPAAVLSVLKPILNAPRALARRYRSRQAPTTIELVAQPHPWTRAVGLVAVVLLGAWLGLLVVGNVRVPVGPMNTTMTLRPSFTGGTKINISPLGALELNSHIAPVRLDVNVDQLDPERSQALVDHPERLSGLQDEVTEDVGRGTLDLAVRSGVAVVVGATALGLAVYRRPRRAMAAGGLALTLLAASGGTAYATWRPDSVLEPKFSGLLTSAPSLVGNARSIVTEFDVYQKELARLVTNVTKLYDATSTLPAYAPDPSTIRVLHVSDIHLNPASWKIIASLVEQYKVDVIVDSGDTMDHGTAAENGFLDPIEDLGAPYVWVRGNHDSMITQRYLQGLKNVHVLDEGKAKTIKGLRFAGIGDPQFTPDRSRQIGARQSQELAGARLATALRDQSAAGTPVDVAIAHEPAAARGVDGEVPLVLAGHLHHDEMEILKYGTRLRIEGSTGGSGLRAIEGKHPDPIEASILYFDRDTRHLQAWDEIELGGLGLTTAEVSRHLPKENQPGATPSPSTPSEDTSSPSP; this is encoded by the coding sequence ATGGCCCGCGTCCCCGCCGCAGTCCTGAGTGTCCTGAAACCCATCCTCAACGCCCCGCGCGCCCTGGCCCGCCGCTATCGCTCCCGCCAGGCCCCGACCACGATCGAGCTCGTGGCGCAGCCGCACCCGTGGACCCGTGCGGTGGGACTCGTCGCCGTCGTCCTCCTGGGCGCCTGGCTGGGCCTGCTGGTCGTGGGCAACGTCCGGGTCCCGGTCGGCCCCATGAACACCACGATGACCCTGCGCCCGTCCTTCACCGGCGGCACGAAGATCAACATCTCGCCGTTGGGCGCCCTGGAACTCAACAGCCACATCGCCCCCGTCCGCCTGGACGTCAACGTCGACCAACTCGACCCCGAGCGCTCCCAGGCCCTGGTCGACCACCCCGAACGCCTCTCCGGCCTCCAGGACGAGGTCACCGAGGACGTCGGCCGCGGCACCCTCGACCTGGCCGTGCGCTCCGGCGTCGCGGTCGTCGTCGGCGCCACCGCCCTGGGCCTCGCGGTCTACCGCCGCCCCCGCCGCGCGATGGCCGCCGGCGGCCTGGCCCTCACTCTCCTCGCCGCCTCGGGCGGCACCGCGTACGCCACCTGGCGCCCCGACTCCGTCCTGGAACCCAAGTTCTCCGGCCTGCTCACCTCGGCCCCCTCCCTGGTCGGCAACGCCCGCAGCATCGTCACGGAATTCGACGTCTACCAGAAGGAGTTGGCCCGCCTGGTCACCAACGTGACCAAGCTCTACGACGCCACCTCGACACTCCCCGCCTATGCGCCCGACCCCTCCACGATCCGGGTCCTGCACGTCTCCGACATCCACCTCAACCCGGCGAGCTGGAAGATCATCGCCTCGCTCGTGGAGCAGTACAAGGTCGACGTGATCGTCGACTCCGGCGACACCATGGACCACGGCACCGCCGCCGAGAACGGCTTCCTGGACCCCATCGAGGACCTCGGGGCCCCCTACGTCTGGGTCCGCGGCAACCACGACTCGATGATCACCCAGCGCTATCTGCAGGGCCTGAAGAACGTCCACGTCCTGGACGAAGGCAAGGCCAAGACGATCAAGGGCCTGCGCTTCGCGGGCATCGGCGACCCACAGTTCACCCCCGACCGCTCCCGGCAGATCGGCGCCCGGCAGTCCCAGGAGCTGGCCGGTGCCCGCCTGGCCACGGCCCTGCGCGACCAGAGCGCGGCCGGCACCCCGGTGGACGTCGCCATCGCCCACGAGCCGGCAGCCGCCCGCGGGGTCGACGGCGAGGTCCCCCTCGTCCTGGCCGGCCACCTCCACCACGACGAGATGGAGATCCTGAAGTACGGCACCCGGCTCCGCATCGAGGGCTCGACGGGCGGCAGCGGCCTGCGCGCCATCGAGGGCAAACACCCCGACCCCATCGAGGCGTCGATCCTCTACTTCGACCGGGACACCCGCCACCTCCAGGCCTGGGACGAGATCGAACTGGGCGGTCTCGGCCTCACGACGGCAGAGGTCAGCCGCCACCTCCCGAAGGAGAACCAGCCCGGCGCGACACCCTCCCCGAGCACCCCCTCGGAGGACACCTCCTCGCCCTCCCCCTAA